The Camelina sativa cultivar DH55 chromosome 16, Cs, whole genome shotgun sequence sequence TTCCTTAGGACTTTCTGCAGGTCTTCTTCAGATTCGAAGTTAAAGTGGAATCGACCATTGCCTAGGTCAAAGCCACGAACTCGGCCATCTACATCCCAGATTCCTAAGCTTGGCATAAACGCCAGAAAAGTTTCCATGCTTCTGCCTCCAGTGTGGAAAACGCGCCCAATCAACGTGAGCCTAAATCTTCTGGTCAGAGCAGCATTGTCCAAGGCTGGTAAGCGAACTGGTTCATCCTCCTCAGCAGAGGGACTGTTCCTGGACACAGATCCAGCTCCATTAGAGGTAATATGCTTCATCTTGAGCGAAGTGAGAATAGCAGAGGAAGAGTTTGACTTATGTTTGAGTTGGTGGTGAAAGGTGTAAAGGGGTCTGGGGTAGACAATCTTGCCGAAAACTGGTTACTTCGTAGGGTGCTGATAGAGAGTAAAGGTGGGTTTGAGTGACAGGGGGAACATAAAAACACAACAGGTATGTTGGAAGATAAGAAGTAACATCTCTTTGTCCATCGGAAACAAAGGAATTTTCTGTTATTGGGATGTATTGGTTGGTGAAGTTCATCCCGATTTGAAAGTTTTCCTTCTTTTAGACATCTCGAAGAACGTGTCTGGGAGAGAAGAAGTCACGGGTCTAAGCATCGGTAACTTAACTCATAAGTCATACTCATAACTCACCAATGTGAGAACATTGTGGGTATAAAAGATCAGAAACATTTTGGAAGGTTTGATGTCAAGTAGTAGTAGCAaatgatgattatgattttATTAGTTTAGGATTACCAAATCAAAGCTTTGTgggtgtgttgttgttttagaaatcaaatcaaataacccTAGTTTTGCCGACAAGCAATGGTACAAAAAATCGTTAGCGAATTGTAGGAATACGAAAGTGTTGTTGAAGAGTGAAAAAATCCCTAACATAGATTAAACGAGAACTTTGAAGTTAGGGACTTACGTACGAGTACGACTAGAGGCGAAGAAATTCGGAGATGGCGAAACCAAAGAGAGACGAATTGAATCAAATCCTTGTTGGTTATCACAACACCATCAAAGATACtcttcaggttttttttttctttggtttcgtGTTTTGTGATGGAAATTTTTACTCCGATTTAGAGCGTATTTAGTGATTTTCTTCTGCAGATGTTCGAGCAAGTTACGTCTCTTACACAAGAAAAATTAAGCTCGAACGATGTCCTTGAGATTTCTGATCACCTTTCAAAACAAGCCACCATAGGTTTCCTTTTGCCAGTTGTTGTCTTTTCGTAAcctactttttttgtttttcttcaattGTTTGGGTTATATAATTGCAAATTTGTAATAGTGGGAATGCTATGGACTGGAGAACAACCTCCACAAGCTGAAGCACTGAAGGAGGCTATCGAGTCATACTTTAACGCTCTTCAAGGATTTTTGCTGCATTGTCATGGAAGCATGGCTGGTGATGGGACTACACTTTCTTCATCAATACAAGCCTCTATGAAACAAATTGTCGATTCCAGCTTCAGATTTTTGCAGGGTTCTGTCTCTCTATACGGTAAGAAGCCTCCATGTTCTTGTTCTTATATTGATTAAGATTACTCAATACTATGGTGGTTCTGTTGTTTTGGAAACAGAAGGAACATATGAGAAAGGTAGGAAGCCGTCGATTCCGCAGCTTGCAGGAGCAGTGTGGGAAGCATGCTCAAATCTGAAGAAGGTGCCTGCAACAAACATCAAAGCGATTGGAAGGGCGATGACACTGGTCGCTATTACCATGAAAGATGTTCTTAGGGAAATGAAAGAACTGAAGCCAGCTTGTTCTTCACCCGAGCCTGATGAGCTTACGCAAATGCTGAAAGCCAAACTCCAAACtcagatgaagatgaagatgatttaGGCGATGACTTGTCTCCTGAAGAATTTGAAGTTGCTAAAATGGTAGCTGATATCGTGTCTGAGACACTTTTGGTAATAAAAGAGTTATCCGTGCTATCACAGGCATGATCAAGCTGGAGAATCCAAAGGATAATGGTGAGTTTGTGGTCTCTCTTGAGAAACTACTGAAGTTGTGTCAAGGAACCAGTGTACAGATTGACGAGCTTGGAGCTTGCGTTTACCCACCGCAAGAGTTTGGTTCTCATGAAACAAACAGTGGAAAGAATAAAGGAAAATATTGATGAGATTGAGGCTGCTGTTAAGGATTTTAAGAATTCTTCATCAGAAGCTTTATTGGGAACTTGCAGAAGGCTACATATGTTGATTGAACATATGAAAACTGAACTAGACACAAGAACTAAAGCTGATCAAGTAGTTTGCAAATTGCAAAATGTTACTCTTTAACACTtacaaaaaagtttggatttaaGGTTCTTGCTTCTTTAATTTTAGTGTTTCAGGTACTTGTATTTAGTGTTTAATTTGCAGTTATAGGAAGTTAAACTATAGCAGATACTAAATATTGTGAAGGTAAATACTAAATCCTATTTGATATTGCAATAACAAAACATTTCTGAGAGGAGAGATCTAAAAGAAACAACTCTTGAAGAATCTGAAAATGTGGAAAGTTTTTCCTACAATGCATGATCAGCTTAAGACCAAACCAAAGAGAACTCAAAGGAATTTATAAACTATTCTATGGAGCAGCGAATCAATGTCAAGAAAGGAGCTCTGTCCTTAATTCACTAGAAGCATCTCCACAGACCGGATACAAATGGATTCGATCAGACCATGCATTCCTGTCTCTTGAATCAATCTCAGAAATGCATTTCCAGACAGCACTGTTAGCCTTAAAGCCACTTCCGAACCCGATCTGCCATACTTTATCTCCCTTCTTCATTCTACCTTTAGCTTCCAGGTATTGCAACTCATACCACAGTGAAGACGAAGATGTGTTCCCATAACGGTACAGAGTTGACCGTGAAGCTTCTACGTCTTTCTTGTCCAGCTTCAGATGCTTCTCCACACCTTCAATAATCGCCCTTCCTCCGGCATGTATACAGAAATGCTCAAAAGCTTTCTTGAAGTTAGGTGTGTATATCTCCTTGTGCATTCCCCATTTTCTTTGGATAAATGAGATTATGTATTTGAGCTGCTCTGAATAAGGTAGAACCCGAGGGCCTAACTCCACCACGTTGATCTTTAAGGCCTTTGATGCTACCCTCACAAGCTGCTTGGACAATGCTACTCCTACTTTCCCTTCTTCATCAACTTGCTGCATTACACTCTCGTAGGATTCATTTTCTGATCCGAAGTGAGTTCGTATAAGATGCTGGAGTTTGTATTTCGCCTTATTGATATCTTGCTTCCTGTTGGAGAGAAGAATCGCAGCCCCACCCATTCTGAAGATGGTGTTTGCAATGAGCATTGACTTAGACTTCCCTCTGTAACCATTTGGACTCACAGCTTCCAAGCTCAACACTAGGGCCAAAGAGTCACCATGAATCATCATAAGATCTTTAACAAGATTAACCGAAAGAATCCCGGCGCTGCAGCCCATACCGCTCAAGCTAAAGCTCTTAATGTCGCTCCTCATGCCAAACCGGTTTATGATCATAGAGGTTATGGATGGAGAAGGACAGAAGAGGCTGCAGTTAGACACAAGGATGTCAATACTTTTTGGATCTATCTCATGCTTTGAGAAAAGTTCTTCGACAATAGTGAAGAGGATCTCATGAGTTTCTTCTCTAGCTGCAGGGAGAGAAGCGTTTGGTGGAATCTCATGGACTGAGGCAGGGACACTCGCGTCATCACTAATCCCTGATCGCTCTAAAACCTTCTGCTGAAGATCAAGACTTTCTTGATCAAAAACACCGGATATGGTCAGATGCTCAATGAAATTGGAGACTGGAGCTCGCAAGAAGTCAGGAGGCTGATAACATGAGAAATCAATAAGGTATATAATACACCTTGGTTTGAAGAAATAGTAACCAAAGATTGCTATGAGGACACATGCTGATGCTACCAGGAAATGGTGAAAAGTCATAAAGGGTTGATCAGTGATAAGGAGTGCTTGATTGATGAAAGGAAAACTCGATTCCATATTTTCCAGAATCCCAAACtgggaaaaagagagaaagcaaaagatgGTTACAAATAGAGAGTTTCTGTTTTTGTGGCAAATGTTGATAGATTATAGTGTTTACcataaagggaaaaaaaataacaaagtttGTTGCATCACAGGGTAAGCATGTGAAAGGAGAGTCCAAAACAAGGATGAAATTCAGGTCTCGTGACCtatattgagtttttttgcATGATTTCATGGGCAATGAACATCACGTGTTTGTTGAGTATAGTGACTTTGGAAGTCTCTGTTTCTAAAGCTCtacctctgtttctttctttcaccaACTCCATGTGTTAATCATTCTAAGATCAAACTCTAAATTGTTCAATCTTTCAGAGCATAAAAAAGCTTGAGAGAAGTGAGAACCTTGACTTTGTAATTGGGGAGCCAAAGATCAGAATCTGATCATCAGNaaaaaaaaaaaaaaaaaaaaaaaaaaaaaaaaaaaaaaaaaaaaaaactagagctcaataaatgaaaaattgagTAAAGTCAGTAGAGCTTACTGGTTTTTTTTGTCGCCGTCTCTCACAAATTCTTCATTCGATCTCTGGAAACGAAGAAATGGAGACTCCACACCCGAGACTCATCGATCCTTCAAAGACTAGAATCGGATGGATCGGCATCGGAATAATGGGATCAGCCATGGTTTCTCATATCCTCGCTGCAGGTTATTCCGTCACCGTCTACGCTCGTGATCTTCGGAAATCGAAGGATCTGCAAACCAAAGGAGCTCGCACAGCCAATACTCCCAAAGAGTTAGCGGAGGTGAGCGATGTTGTGTTCACCATAGTTGGAAACGCTGACGATGTTCGATCGCTGGTTTTAGGTCCCGATGGTGTACTCTCTGGTCTCAAACCCGGTGGAGTAACCGTGGACATGACTAGTAGCAAGCCAGGATTGGCGCGTGAGATACACGAGGAGGCGAGGCGGAGGGATTGCTGGGCGGTTGATGCGCCGGTATCGGGTGGAGACGCTGGAGCACGAGAGGCGAAGCTAACGATTTTCGCCGGCGGAGATTCTGAGATCGTGGAGTGGTTATCTCCCGTGATGAAGAATATGGGAATCGTGAGGTATATGGGAGGAGCAGGGAGTGGTCAGAGTTGTAAGATTGGGAATCAGATTTGTGTAGGAAGCAACATGGTGGGACTAGCTGAAGGGATTGTGTTTCTGAGAAGGCTGGTTTAGATCCCGTGAAATGGCTTGAGGCGGTTAAGGACGGTGCGGCTGGCTCGGCGGTAATGCGGTTGTTTGGGGAAATGATGGTGGAGAGGGATTATAAGGCGACGGGTATTGTGGAGTATATGGTGAAAGATTTGGGAATGGCGGCGGAAGCAGCAACGGCTATGCCTGGTGCTGCTTTGAACAAGCAGTTGTTCTCTGGAATGGTGGCAAATGGAGATGGGAAGTTGGGATTTCAAGGTGTCGTCTCTGTTATTAGGAGACTTAACGGCTTATCTTGATGATACTAGTGTAAACTAAGGCAAACTTGTTTTCCAATTTGGTCAGTAGATTTGGTTCTTGAACCAGAGTTGCTAATAAGAACATGGcgttttttttccaattacaAGGAATAACATCAAAAAATGACAAACATAACTGATTGGTAACAAAGGGGCAACACATCTATGGTAAAATGTAGCATTTGATAAGATTGCAAAAGGGTGCAAGTGTAACTACTTCTACCACCTATAACAACTTCTGTTAGCCAATCAATGATCTTAACCACGACTATCAAAGGTCTTACAATATACGAGAATCACCAACATAACCTCTATCGAGTCTCTTCGACTGCAACGTTAGAGTAGCTATAATCAAACCTCTCTTCCTCGGAGCCATTCCCTTTACTCCTCGTCCATGATACCTTCCATGTTGTATACAAGCTAATCCTGTAATTAACCATATAGGGTAAAGCATGAGTAAAGAATATGGATCTGCAATTTCCGGTCATTTTCACATAAATGATGAGAATACCTCTCAGTTTGAACGGTTCTTTTTGCAAGCATGAGGGTAAGGAAGACAGGGACCATAGCAGCGCACAAATGCTTCAGAGAATGGCCACTAATAATATGATGAGTCCAGCTATATATAGGCTTATCAGCAGCTTCTTCCACCTTGGCTAAGAGATAAAATCCTGCAGTTTCAGCCAATTGAATCTAGAATAAGAAAGCTTCAAAGTGCAAAAGCAAACTGAAGAGATAATATATCAACACAAACACTGATCACTAACCTGCAGCCCAGAGCCAATACGTAGAATGTGTATACATTGGAGGCAATAGAATAGCCATCAAGGGAATAACAATGCAGGGAACAAACTGTACTAAAGCATATGGTCTAAGGTCGTCGAAAAACCTGCAATAAAACGGCTTCTCATCTCAGCTTACTCTAACCTCAAGATGGTATCATTAAAAACCACTTGAAAGGGTTTGAAGGAATTTGAGTTACTACCTCCAATACAAAATGCTAATAAGGCCAGCGAGAAGCAAAGGAACAATGGAGTAAGTACCCTTATGCTCATCAATTCTCTCGATTACAAATATAGCCATGATTGATGTGAAGGCAATAGTCatctaatccaaaaaaaaaaacgagtgaTCAAAAACAAGACACAAGAAGCGAGtctaagagaaagagaaagagaagcgtACAGGAAGACGATCCCAGAGGAGAGTAGCATCGTTAGGGTGAAGATGATAGTAAGAAGATCCAAAAGCAACAGCAGCAACACCAACGTAAAAGCAAGTCCATCCTATTTTCTCACCTctcaaactgttttttttttttttgaatcaaaatAGACACTAATTTgttaaaatcttgattgaacaaagaagaagaagaagaagaagaagctaaattTGAAATGACGTTGAGAGCATTTGGAATCCCTGAGAATTAAAAAATCAATGAgatttgaaaaccctaaaattcaaAAGAGAGGATTTAAGATGATGAGATTAAGTGTGAGAATGAAATATGTAATACCGAAATAGGAGCGTTGATCGGCGAAATCGTGGTAAGCCTGAGATTGAGGGATGGTGGGAGTGACGATCATTAGAACTATGAAGATTATAATCGCTGCTCCCCATGCGTACATCGTTcgcttcttcatcctcttcgattcttcttctccttctacttCTGAGAGAACTCAacaggtttgttttgtttgactcTTCAAACTTTTGTTGAGAtcagaaccttttttttttttttttatattgggtCGATGTCATAAATAAAGCGTCGAGGAAAATAATAAgtttgattttctcaaattacaACAGGGAGGGCAAAACGGTAAATTCAAGTATGAGGACTGATGACGCATCGACTCTCTCTCCCCCACCCGTATTTCCAAGTTTGTCacaacatattttttaattttaacatacACGATTGTACCACTATATGTCTGCCCATACAcgatctcattttttttttggttatgagaACAATGCTTAAGACttgaggaaaataaaataaaatacgaaGGTAGTTTTGTATTGGAGAGAGATAACGTTCTCTATGGAATCATGTCTCTCTCTAGACTCTAGTCAAGCTCAAATGTGCTGACAATGAACCTAGGTTAGACCGGACTCGAGTTCATACTTGCTCGAAGCCTAAAATGATTGCTTATACCGAGTACAAAAATTGTTGTATCTTATAGAAATCAACCAAAACATAACCAttacacataaatatatatgaaaccgagttaaaataatctaattgggtttctattaattatcatagaCTCTTTTTTTAAGATTACAAGAAGTTATGGCCTTTGGTCCCATATTTTTCTAGGATCCGAGATAAACCAGAGCATATCCAAACTCGTGATCTTGAGGCATACTAATTAAAAAGGTTCTTTTAGCATAGCTAGGGAGATATAAAATAGcttataaatgtaaatatggTTGATATGAGATTTCAAACACCAAAAACTAAACATGATCTAAAGCAATAAGAGGAACGATAATTGCGATATGCATCATCAAAGATATTCCATTGATTCTGTTACctcattatatttttcatttgcaTTTTGTGTTGTCACGAAGCGAAGAAATTATGTTCTTCTTTAACAATTTGATGTAGTCATCACCTTCACATGGCTTCTCATCCATCTACACTTTCCCATGTACAATATTTCGAGTAGTTAGTTTCTTTCAACTAGTGTAAAAACTATTATTTATGAATTAAGCTTAGTGGTTTTGCTTATCTAGGATCGGCCGTTGataatacatgaaaaatatatgtatgtatagtaTATCATCTCACTCTATACAGTACAGAATGCCACACTCAGATTCAGGTCAATAGAAGTCCAAACATTAATCTCTGTCGCACCAATacaatcaaaatctttttttttttacaacccattGATTCAAGAACTTTATCATAAACTATCAATTAGTCCTATATACACATTCCTTTCTAACTTTATGAATTCTTAACATAATCCTCCCAAGATATGGACTCTAAACATGTATTGTTTGGAGAAGGAAAGTTACATCCTTACTTATATCTCTAAAACCTATATACGCTATGAATCTTGCTAACTAGCACAATGTCTATATTCTATACAAAcataaaatcaaagaga is a genomic window containing:
- the LOC104750970 gene encoding 3-ketoacyl-CoA synthase 7-like; the protein is MESSFPFINQALLITDQPFMTFHHFLVASACVLIAIFGYYFFKPRCIIYLIDFSCYQPPDFLRAPVSNFIEHLTISGVFDQESLDLQQKVLERSGISDDASVPASVHEIPPNASLPAAREETHEILFTIVEELFSKHEIDPKSIDILVSNCSLFCPSPSITSMIINRFGMRSDIKSFSLSGMGCSAGILSVNLVKDLMMIHGDSLALVLSLEAVSPNGYRGKSKSMLIANTIFRMGGAAILLSNRKQDINKAKYKLQHLIRTHFGSENESYESVMQQVDEEGKVGVALSKQLVRVASKALKINVVELGPRVLPYSEQLKYIISFIQRKWGMHKEIYTPNFKKAFEHFCIHAGGRAIIEGVEKHLKLDKKDVEASRSTLYRYGNTSSSSLWYELQYLEAKGRMKKGDKVWQIGFGSGFKANSAVWKCISEIDSRDRNAWSDRIHLYPVCGDASSELRTELLS
- the LOC104750967 gene encoding uncharacterized protein LOC104750967 isoform X2 gives rise to the protein MKKRTMYAWGAAIIIFIVLMIVTPTIPQSQAYHDFADQRSYFGWTCFYVGVAAVAFGSSYYHLHPNDATLLWDRLPMTIAFTSIMAIFVIERIDEHKGTYSIVPLLLAGLISILYWRFFDDLRPYALVQFVPCIVIPLMAILLPPMYTHSTYWLWAAGFYLLAKVEEAADKPIYSWTHHIISGHSLKHLCAAMVPVFLTLMLAKRTVQTERISLYTTWKVSWTRSKGNGSEEERFDYSYSNVAVEETR
- the LOC104750967 gene encoding uncharacterized protein LOC104750967 isoform X1, coding for MGSSDYNLHSSNDRHSHHPSISGLPRFRRSTLLFRLRGEKIGWTCFYVGVAAVAFGSSYYHLHPNDATLLWDRLPMTIAFTSIMAIFVIERIDEHKGTYSIVPLLLAGLISILYWRFFDDLRPYALVQFVPCIVIPLMAILLPPMYTHSTYWLWAAGFYLLAKVEEAADKPIYSWTHHIISGHSLKHLCAAMVPVFLTLMLAKRTVQTERISLYTTWKVSWTRSKGNGSEEERFDYSYSNVAVEETR